Proteins from one Rhizobium sp. CB3090 genomic window:
- a CDS encoding amino acid ABC transporter ATP-binding protein — protein MNNTQSTTPLLRIRNVAKAFGPVQVLHSIDMDVVKGEVVSVIGPSGSGKTTLLRCVNFLESYDSGSIQIDGAEVGYRDGANQQRRGERDLARMRAETGMVFQSFNLFPHLTAAENVMLGLQKVRGKPKKEAREIAEHWLNRVGLGHRIDNLPSELSGGQQQRVGIARAVAMDPKILLLDEITSALDPELVNEVLDVVRQLADEGMTMLMVTHEIAFARDASDRIVFMADGKVSAQGAPKDLPALVAENERLKAFLSRFHAAAPAV, from the coding sequence ATGAACAATACGCAATCAACCACGCCGCTCCTCAGAATACGCAATGTCGCCAAGGCGTTCGGACCCGTCCAGGTTCTGCATTCCATCGATATGGATGTCGTGAAAGGTGAGGTCGTCTCGGTCATTGGTCCTTCGGGCAGTGGCAAGACCACGCTTTTGCGCTGCGTGAACTTTCTAGAAAGCTACGACAGCGGCTCGATCCAGATCGATGGAGCGGAAGTCGGCTATCGCGACGGTGCCAATCAGCAGCGCCGCGGCGAGAGGGACCTGGCGCGCATGCGCGCCGAAACGGGCATGGTTTTTCAGAGCTTCAATCTCTTTCCGCATCTGACTGCGGCCGAAAATGTGATGCTCGGTCTTCAGAAGGTTCGGGGCAAACCGAAAAAGGAGGCGCGGGAGATCGCCGAACATTGGCTCAATCGCGTGGGCCTCGGACACCGCATCGACAATCTCCCGTCGGAACTGTCTGGTGGTCAGCAGCAGCGCGTCGGCATCGCGCGCGCCGTGGCCATGGACCCCAAGATCCTGCTGCTCGACGAAATCACTTCGGCGCTCGATCCTGAGCTGGTGAATGAAGTTCTCGATGTTGTCAGGCAGTTGGCAGACGAGGGCATGACGATGCTCATGGTCACCCATGAGATTGCCTTTGCCCGGGATGCCAGCGACCGCATCGTCTTCATGGCTGACGGAAAAGTGTCCGCCCAAGGCGCGCCGAAGGATCTTCCGGCGCTGGTAGCCGAGAATGAACGGTTGAAGGCTTTTCTGTCCCGCTTCCATGCGGCGGCCCCGGCTGTCTGA
- a CDS encoding GntR family transcriptional regulator, with protein sequence MKLNPKEFALDRSRQVAPQILEILRSRILSMSLPPTTVLSRISLQSEFNVSQTPVRDALIRLEEEGLVEVYPQYATVVARIDIGNAVEAHFLRLSIELEAVRRLTAESPEETAAALRHVLVRQEHVASPETYDLFDALDKDFHRVLFERAGILGLWATVRRQSVHLDRLRMLNLPMPGKQQQVITDHHAIVDAVQSGKAEEAVAALRKHLSGTLSIIDLICEKYPDYVSR encoded by the coding sequence GTGAAACTAAACCCGAAAGAATTCGCTTTGGACCGATCCCGCCAGGTCGCTCCCCAGATCCTGGAAATCCTGAGATCGCGTATTCTTTCAATGAGTTTGCCGCCGACCACCGTTCTCTCGCGCATCTCGCTTCAGAGCGAATTCAACGTCAGCCAGACGCCGGTTCGCGACGCTTTGATCAGGCTGGAAGAAGAGGGGCTCGTCGAAGTCTACCCGCAGTACGCCACTGTCGTCGCGAGAATAGACATCGGCAATGCGGTCGAAGCGCACTTTCTGAGACTGTCGATCGAGCTGGAGGCCGTCCGGCGGCTGACGGCCGAATCGCCCGAAGAAACGGCGGCTGCCCTGCGGCATGTTCTGGTGCGGCAGGAGCATGTGGCGTCACCTGAGACCTACGATCTCTTCGATGCTCTCGACAAGGATTTCCACCGTGTTCTCTTCGAAAGGGCTGGTATCCTGGGACTTTGGGCGACCGTCCGGCGTCAGAGCGTTCATCTCGATCGCCTTCGCATGCTGAACCTGCCCATGCCGGGCAAACAGCAGCAGGTCATCACCGATCACCATGCCATTGTCGATGCTGTTCAGTCGGGAAAGGCGGAAGAGGCTGTGGCAGCACTTCGCAAGCACCTTTCCGGAACGCTGTCGATCATCGATCTCATTTGCGAAAAATATCCGGATTATGTCAGCCGGTAG
- a CDS encoding RidA family protein has translation MTPHERLKALGLELFTPPTPIGNFRNVVRCGSLLFLSGQGPLDADGTLRTGKVGQDVDVATAYQHARLTGLNLLSALSASIGDLGQVKQIVKLLGFVNATPEFTEHPKVINGCSDLFVDIFGDIGMHARSAIGVGSLPNNITVEIEAIFEIHS, from the coding sequence ATGACGCCTCATGAGCGGTTAAAGGCTCTCGGCCTGGAGCTCTTCACACCGCCGACGCCAATCGGCAATTTTCGCAATGTCGTCCGCTGCGGTTCGCTGCTGTTCCTGTCGGGGCAGGGACCTTTGGACGCCGATGGTACGCTGCGAACGGGGAAGGTCGGGCAGGATGTGGATGTCGCAACCGCTTATCAGCATGCGCGGCTGACCGGGCTCAATCTCCTATCGGCGCTGTCGGCCAGCATCGGCGATCTCGGTCAGGTCAAGCAGATCGTGAAATTATTGGGCTTCGTGAACGCGACACCGGAATTTACCGAACACCCGAAGGTCATCAACGGCTGTTCGGACCTGTTCGTCGACATCTTCGGCGATATAGGCATGCATGCGCGCTCGGCAATCGGCGTCGGTTCGCTGCCGAATAATATCACCGTCGAAATCGAAGCGATTTTCGAAATTCACAGCTAA
- the nadA gene encoding quinolinate synthase NadA yields MNHPVSASSLYDRVSRVIPKAEWLTFQNDVEAILELKRRRNAVILAHNYQTPEIFHGVADIVGDSLALARKAIDVDADIIVLAGVHFMAETAKLLNPEKTVLIPDMAAGCSLAESITPEDIALLRQAHPGVPIVTYVNTSAAVKAASDICCTSGNAKQVVESLGVPKVLMIPDEYLAQNVARETNVEIIAWHGHCEVHELFTADDVRQLRENYSGVTVLAHPECPPEVVREADFAGSTAVMSDYVGKKRPARVVLLTECSMSDNVAVHHPDVEFIRPCNLCPHMKRITLGNIRKALEENQHEVTIDPAIAVAARRAVERMLAI; encoded by the coding sequence ATGAACCATCCCGTATCCGCATCCTCCCTTTACGATCGCGTTAGCCGAGTCATCCCCAAAGCCGAATGGCTGACGTTTCAGAATGATGTCGAGGCGATCCTCGAGCTGAAACGCCGCCGCAACGCCGTCATCCTCGCGCATAACTATCAGACGCCGGAGATTTTCCACGGCGTCGCCGATATCGTTGGCGACAGCCTAGCGCTCGCCCGCAAGGCGATCGATGTGGACGCCGATATCATCGTGCTTGCCGGCGTACATTTCATGGCCGAGACCGCCAAGCTGCTCAATCCGGAAAAGACTGTGCTGATCCCCGATATGGCCGCCGGTTGCTCGCTAGCGGAATCGATTACGCCGGAAGACATCGCGCTGCTGCGGCAGGCGCATCCTGGGGTTCCCATTGTCACCTATGTCAATACTTCCGCCGCGGTGAAGGCGGCATCCGATATCTGCTGCACATCGGGCAATGCCAAGCAGGTGGTGGAATCGCTCGGCGTTCCCAAGGTGCTCATGATCCCCGACGAGTATCTGGCGCAAAATGTTGCGCGCGAAACCAATGTAGAAATCATCGCCTGGCATGGGCATTGCGAAGTGCATGAGCTTTTCACCGCCGATGATGTGCGCCAGCTTCGCGAAAATTATTCCGGTGTGACCGTGCTCGCGCATCCGGAGTGCCCGCCTGAGGTCGTCAGGGAAGCGGATTTTGCCGGCTCCACCGCCGTTATGTCCGATTATGTCGGCAAGAAACGGCCGGCGCGTGTCGTACTGCTGACCGAATGTTCGATGAGCGACAATGTTGCCGTTCATCATCCGGATGTCGAGTTCATCCGGCCCTGTAATCTCTGCCCGCATATGAAGCGCATAACGCTCGGCAACATCCGCAAGGCACTGGAGGAAAACCAGCATGAAGTAACGATTGATCCGGCCATTGCCGTTGCCGCGCGCCGCGCGGTGGAAAGGATGCTGGCGATATGA
- a CDS encoding ABC transporter ATP-binding protein: protein MLQAKVATDAPPTETAVAKPLLNVDKVTLRYKTPNLLITATEEVSFSLAQSDRFVLLGPSGCGKSTLLKAIGGYLTPTAGRIEIKGHPVKKPGADRMMVFQEFDQLLPWKTVLENVMFPLTTARRLPRAEAEAIARDYIEKVKLTRAVDTYPHMLSGGMKQRVAIARGMAMQPDILLMDEPFAALDALTRRQMQDELLQLWEDTHFTVIFVTHSIAEAIKISNRILLLSPHPGRVKAEIRNVEAVRHDAAAAAELEQEIHHMLFAEAGHRE from the coding sequence ATGCTTCAGGCAAAAGTTGCAACCGATGCCCCGCCGACCGAAACGGCCGTGGCCAAACCACTGTTGAACGTCGACAAGGTGACGCTTCGCTACAAGACGCCGAACCTTTTGATCACCGCCACCGAAGAGGTCAGCTTTTCGCTCGCTCAATCCGACCGGTTCGTGCTTCTCGGACCGTCCGGTTGCGGAAAATCGACATTGCTGAAGGCCATCGGCGGCTATCTGACGCCGACGGCGGGGCGCATCGAGATCAAGGGACATCCGGTCAAGAAGCCGGGCGCCGACCGGATGATGGTTTTCCAGGAATTCGATCAGCTCCTGCCCTGGAAGACCGTCCTTGAAAACGTCATGTTTCCGCTAACGACTGCTCGCCGCCTGCCCCGCGCGGAAGCCGAGGCTATCGCCCGCGACTATATCGAGAAGGTCAAGCTCACGCGTGCTGTCGATACCTATCCGCACATGCTCTCAGGCGGCATGAAGCAGCGTGTGGCGATCGCCCGTGGCATGGCCATGCAGCCCGATATCCTGCTGATGGACGAACCTTTTGCGGCACTCGATGCGCTGACCCGCCGGCAGATGCAGGACGAGCTTCTACAGCTTTGGGAAGATACGCATTTCACCGTCATCTTCGTCACCCATTCGATCGCCGAGGCGATCAAGATCTCCAACCGCATCCTGCTGCTTTCACCGCATCCCGGCCGCGTCAAGGCCGAGATCCGCAATGTCGAAGCGGTCCGCCACGATGCCGCGGCCGCGGCCGAGCTGGAGCAGGAAATCCATCACATGCTGTTTGCCGAAGCAGGACATAGGGAATAG
- the araD gene encoding L-arabinonate dehydratase, with protein MNAKRKSAELRSARWFAPDDLRSSGHRSRTMQMGYAPEEWAGKPVIAILNTWSDANPCHAHFKHRVEDVKRGILQAGGFPLELPALSLSESYVKPTTMLYRNMLAMEAEELLRSHPVDGAVLMGGCDKTTPGLVMGALSMGLPMIYLPAGPMLRGNFRGEYLGSGSDAWKFWDERRVGAISEKEWVEVEAGIARSYGHCMTMGTASTMTAIAEALGLTLPGASSIPAADSNHIRMSSAVGRRIVEMVWADLVPEKIVTAAAVGNAVAVAMATGCSTNAVVHLIAMARRAGVDLTLDDLDKAGRTTPVLANIRPTGKTYLMEDFYYAGGLRALMAKLASKLDLSALTVSGVTLGETLEGAKCYNDDVIRSLDNPVYHEGSLAVVKGNLAPSGAVIKPAACDPRFHKHQGPALVFDSYPEMKAAVDDENLAITPDHVMVLRGAGPQGGPGMPEWGMLPIPKALLKQGHRDMLRLSDARMSGTSYGACILHVSPESHVGGPLALLKNGDIVRLDLEARRIDMLVSEDELQRRREAWVKPAEKFGRGYGWMFARHVAQADTGCDFDFLETGFGPTPGEPDIY; from the coding sequence ATGAATGCCAAAAGGAAATCGGCGGAATTGCGCAGCGCCAGATGGTTCGCGCCCGACGACCTCAGAAGTTCCGGACATCGTTCGCGCACCATGCAGATGGGCTATGCGCCGGAAGAATGGGCGGGCAAGCCCGTCATCGCCATCCTGAATACCTGGTCTGATGCCAATCCCTGCCACGCGCATTTCAAGCACCGGGTCGAAGACGTGAAACGCGGCATCCTTCAGGCCGGCGGCTTTCCTCTGGAACTGCCGGCGCTGTCGCTGTCTGAAAGCTATGTCAAACCGACCACCATGCTCTACCGCAACATGTTGGCGATGGAGGCGGAGGAACTGCTGCGCTCACATCCGGTCGATGGTGCTGTGCTGATGGGCGGCTGCGACAAGACCACACCCGGCCTTGTCATGGGTGCGCTCAGCATGGGCCTGCCGATGATCTACCTGCCCGCCGGCCCGATGCTGCGCGGCAATTTTCGCGGCGAATATCTGGGCTCCGGTTCCGATGCCTGGAAGTTCTGGGACGAGCGCCGCGTGGGCGCTATTTCGGAGAAGGAATGGGTCGAAGTCGAAGCCGGCATCGCCCGCTCCTATGGCCACTGCATGACGATGGGCACGGCAAGCACGATGACGGCGATCGCCGAAGCGCTGGGCCTGACCTTACCTGGAGCAAGTTCGATCCCGGCAGCCGATTCCAACCACATCCGCATGTCCTCGGCTGTCGGCCGCCGCATTGTCGAGATGGTCTGGGCGGACCTTGTCCCCGAGAAGATCGTCACGGCTGCCGCCGTCGGCAACGCCGTTGCCGTGGCTATGGCGACCGGCTGCTCCACCAATGCGGTCGTGCATTTGATTGCAATGGCGCGACGTGCCGGCGTCGACCTTACGCTTGACGATCTCGACAAGGCTGGACGCACGACGCCGGTGCTGGCCAATATCCGGCCGACCGGGAAGACTTATCTGATGGAAGACTTCTACTATGCCGGCGGCCTGCGGGCACTGATGGCAAAGCTTGCCTCCAAGCTCGATCTCTCCGCGCTGACGGTTTCAGGCGTCACCCTCGGAGAGACCCTGGAAGGGGCAAAGTGCTACAATGACGACGTCATCCGCTCGCTCGACAATCCCGTCTATCACGAGGGGTCCCTCGCGGTCGTGAAAGGCAATCTCGCGCCCAGTGGAGCCGTCATCAAGCCGGCCGCCTGCGATCCGCGCTTTCACAAGCATCAGGGGCCGGCTCTGGTGTTCGACAGCTATCCGGAGATGAAAGCGGCGGTGGACGACGAAAATCTCGCCATCACACCCGACCACGTCATGGTGCTGCGCGGCGCCGGCCCGCAGGGCGGTCCCGGCATGCCGGAATGGGGCATGCTGCCGATACCTAAGGCGCTGCTGAAGCAGGGTCATCGCGACATGCTGCGCCTGTCCGACGCCCGCATGAGCGGCACGAGCTATGGTGCCTGCATCCTGCATGTCTCTCCGGAGTCACATGTCGGCGGCCCGCTGGCGCTGTTAAAGAACGGCGATATTGTTCGCCTCGATCTCGAAGCACGGCGGATCGATATGCTGGTGAGTGAGGACGAATTGCAGCGCCGGCGCGAAGCCTGGGTCAAGCCTGCCGAAAAATTCGGCCGTGGCTATGGCTGGATGTTCGCCCGCCACGTGGCGCAGGCAGACACGGGCTGCGATTTTGATTTCCTGGAAACCGGATTTGGCCCCACACCGGGCGAACCCGATATTTATTGA
- a CDS encoding heme-binding protein, which produces MSVTRETLVLSHSGAMQALVAAIAHAEKMAIPQCVFIVDASGETIASIRMDGAKYLSMHTARAKARTAASINAPTGAISFESATAAGIASQGGVTHLPGGLPIRFGGRLAGAIGVGSGTGDQDFEVARAALAAIGADTV; this is translated from the coding sequence ATGTCCGTCACACGCGAAACTTTGGTGCTGTCCCATTCCGGTGCCATGCAGGCTCTTGTGGCGGCGATCGCCCATGCCGAGAAGATGGCTATTCCGCAATGCGTCTTCATCGTCGATGCCAGCGGCGAAACCATCGCGAGCATCCGGATGGATGGCGCGAAATATCTGAGCATGCACACGGCTCGCGCCAAGGCACGCACCGCCGCCTCGATCAATGCGCCGACCGGCGCCATCTCCTTCGAATCCGCCACGGCTGCCGGCATTGCCTCGCAGGGCGGCGTCACGCATCTGCCGGGCGGCCTGCCCATCCGTTTCGGCGGACGGCTTGCCGGCGCGATCGGCGTGGGATCGGGCACGGGCGATCAGGATTTCGAAGTCGCCCGCGCCGCGCTTGCTGCTATCGGAGCCGATACCGTTTAA
- a CDS encoding ribonuclease activity regulator RraA: MSNYVLSSETRNKLMGVATPTIATALFKRGLRNQFIQDVRPLSPKKANMVGQAFTLRYIPAREDLNTLDVFRNPEHPQRAAVEKCPPGAVLVMDSRKDARAASAGSILISRLQVRGVAGVVTDGGFRDSPEIANLDIPAYHHRPSAPTNLTLHQAIEINGPIGCGDVAVFPGDVLVGDNEGVIVIPAHLANEIADETVEMTAYEDFVTEEVLNGATIIGLYPATSDAPKVKFAEWRKQKGR, from the coding sequence ATGAGCAATTACGTGCTGAGCAGCGAGACCCGCAACAAGCTGATGGGCGTTGCCACGCCGACGATCGCCACGGCTCTCTTCAAGCGCGGCCTTCGCAACCAATTCATCCAAGATGTGCGCCCGCTGTCGCCGAAGAAGGCGAACATGGTTGGTCAGGCTTTCACGTTGCGCTACATCCCCGCGCGCGAAGACCTGAACACACTCGACGTTTTCCGCAATCCTGAGCATCCGCAGCGCGCGGCAGTCGAAAAGTGCCCGCCCGGTGCCGTCCTCGTCATGGACAGCCGGAAGGATGCGCGTGCGGCCTCGGCCGGCTCGATCCTGATATCGCGGCTGCAGGTGCGAGGCGTCGCCGGCGTCGTCACCGATGGCGGCTTTCGCGATAGTCCGGAAATCGCCAATCTCGATATCCCCGCCTATCATCATCGCCCGTCCGCGCCGACAAACCTGACGCTACATCAGGCCATAGAAATAAATGGACCGATCGGCTGCGGCGATGTCGCGGTTTTCCCCGGCGATGTTCTCGTCGGCGACAACGAGGGGGTGATCGTCATCCCGGCCCACCTCGCCAATGAAATCGCCGATGAGACTGTCGAGATGACTGCTTACGAGGATTTCGTCACTGAGGAAGTCTTGAATGGTGCGACCATCATCGGACTTTACCCGGCAACCAGCGACGCGCCGAAGGTCAAGTTCGCCGAGTGGCGAAAACAGAAGGGCCGCTGA
- a CDS encoding amino acid ABC transporter permease yields MAAILYALPFLLKGLLITLWVSAIVVALSLGIGIVFGVGLIYGPWPVKLLVRFFSDCIRGIPILVLIFIVYYGFPAIGLHIVAFWAGVVALTLFKSAQVVEYVRGAVLSIPRGQMEAGMSIGLTFVQRLRYVIFPQATRRFLPPWINGVTDAVKGSALISLLGIVDLMQSINEVIGRTYEAMPLYLLGAFIYFAINYSLSSLSRRMERRYSYIRD; encoded by the coding sequence ATGGCTGCGATCCTCTATGCTCTGCCGTTCCTCCTGAAAGGCCTGCTGATAACGCTTTGGGTCTCCGCGATCGTCGTCGCGCTTTCGCTTGGCATCGGCATCGTCTTTGGCGTCGGGCTGATCTATGGCCCTTGGCCAGTCAAGCTCCTCGTACGCTTTTTCAGCGATTGCATCCGCGGCATTCCGATCCTCGTTCTCATCTTCATCGTCTATTACGGGTTTCCGGCGATCGGTCTGCATATCGTCGCCTTTTGGGCCGGTGTCGTCGCCTTGACATTGTTCAAATCGGCGCAGGTGGTCGAATATGTACGCGGCGCCGTCCTCTCCATCCCGAGGGGACAGATGGAAGCCGGCATGTCCATCGGCCTGACCTTTGTACAGCGGCTGCGCTATGTCATCTTTCCGCAGGCGACCCGCCGTTTTCTGCCGCCATGGATCAATGGCGTGACCGACGCGGTGAAAGGAAGCGCTCTGATCTCGCTGCTCGGCATCGTCGATCTTATGCAGTCGATCAACGAAGTGATCGGCCGGACCTATGAGGCCATGCCGCTCTATCTCCTCGGGGCCTTCATCTATTTCGCGATCAACTACAGTCTCTCCAGCCTGAGCCGGAGAATGGAGCGCCGCTACTCCTACATCAGGGATTGA
- a CDS encoding ABC transporter permease — protein MSAPQIILAAERAESAGHIAAVEQKLGAAELLWQSSFFRKSLLIVILAIVWETYARHLDNPLLFPTLSDTLTALYDRFADGVLPERIWTTLKILITGYVTGTVLAAILTVVAINTRIGTDFLETMTAMFNPLPAISLLPLALIWFGLGPASLVFVLVHSVLWAVALNTHAGFLGVSRTLRMVGANYGLTGLSYVFRILIPAAFPSILTGLKIGWAFSWRTLIAAELVFGVSSGQGGLGWFIFENRNLLDIPSVFAGLLTVIVIGLIVENLVFQTIERRTLQKWGMKE, from the coding sequence ATGAGCGCACCGCAGATCATCCTCGCGGCCGAGAGGGCCGAATCGGCAGGCCACATCGCTGCTGTCGAACAGAAGCTCGGCGCCGCCGAACTTCTTTGGCAATCGAGCTTCTTCCGCAAATCGCTGCTGATCGTCATCCTTGCCATCGTCTGGGAGACCTATGCGCGACATCTCGACAATCCGCTGCTTTTCCCGACGCTCAGCGACACGCTGACGGCGCTCTATGATCGCTTTGCCGATGGCGTGCTGCCCGAACGCATCTGGACCACGCTGAAGATTTTGATCACAGGCTATGTGACGGGGACGGTGCTCGCCGCCATCCTGACCGTCGTCGCCATCAACACCCGTATTGGCACCGATTTCCTCGAGACGATGACGGCGATGTTCAATCCGCTGCCGGCGATCTCGCTGCTGCCGCTGGCGCTCATTTGGTTCGGTCTGGGCCCGGCAAGCCTCGTCTTCGTGCTCGTGCATTCCGTGCTCTGGGCAGTCGCCCTCAACACACATGCCGGCTTTCTCGGCGTTTCGCGGACGCTGCGCATGGTGGGGGCCAACTACGGACTGACCGGACTATCCTACGTGTTCCGCATTCTCATCCCTGCTGCCTTTCCATCGATCCTGACCGGTCTGAAGATCGGCTGGGCCTTCTCCTGGCGCACATTGATCGCCGCCGAACTCGTCTTCGGCGTTTCGTCCGGCCAAGGCGGTCTTGGATGGTTCATCTTCGAAAACCGCAATCTTCTCGACATCCCGTCGGTCTTCGCCGGCCTGCTGACGGTCATCGTCATCGGCCTTATCGTCGAGAACCTGGTTTTCCAAACGATCGAGCGTCGAACCCTGCAGAAGTGGGGCATGAAGGAATGA
- a CDS encoding ABC transporter substrate-binding protein — MRGFLRGMTAAAVMLAGAFSASAAEKTDISITRQPGILYLVSHVMETQKLIEKRAEADGLPGVKVEWRTFSGGGAQTDALLAGSVDIVNTGTGNLLLLWDRTRGKVKGIVTNSAQPVIMVSRDPRIKSLKDIQPGDKIAVPTVGVSTQAILLQMAAAHMYGDDQVHKFDANTVQLGHPDAMAALANQNHEVKSHFSAPPFQYLELKQPGVHEVVNSRDIIGGELTQGTFFTTTQFATANPTIIKAVREATADAIDVIKKDPKTAVEAYKTVSGDKTSVDDLLAILNQPHMMEFRMDPQGTMKFAAHLHKIGTLKTMPKAWTDYYLPEAADLNGN; from the coding sequence ATGAGAGGATTTCTTCGCGGCATGACCGCGGCCGCCGTGATGCTGGCCGGCGCCTTTTCGGCAAGCGCTGCCGAAAAAACCGATATTTCGATCACCCGCCAGCCAGGCATTCTTTATCTCGTCAGCCATGTCATGGAGACGCAGAAGCTTATCGAGAAACGCGCAGAGGCTGACGGCCTGCCGGGCGTCAAGGTCGAATGGCGCACTTTTAGCGGCGGCGGCGCGCAAACCGATGCGTTGCTTGCCGGCAGCGTCGACATCGTCAACACCGGCACCGGCAATCTGCTGCTGCTCTGGGACCGCACCAGAGGCAAGGTCAAAGGCATCGTCACCAATTCCGCGCAGCCGGTCATCATGGTCTCACGCGATCCGCGCATCAAATCTCTGAAGGACATCCAGCCGGGCGACAAGATTGCCGTGCCGACGGTCGGCGTTTCGACGCAGGCGATCCTGCTGCAGATGGCCGCTGCCCACATGTATGGTGACGATCAGGTCCACAAGTTCGATGCCAACACGGTGCAGCTTGGTCATCCCGACGCCATGGCAGCGCTTGCCAACCAGAACCATGAGGTGAAGAGCCATTTCTCTGCCCCGCCTTTCCAATATCTGGAACTCAAGCAGCCGGGTGTTCATGAGGTCGTCAATTCGCGCGACATCATCGGCGGTGAGCTGACTCAAGGCACCTTCTTCACGACGACGCAATTCGCCACCGCCAACCCCACGATCATTAAGGCCGTCCGCGAAGCAACGGCCGACGCCATCGATGTGATCAAGAAAGACCCGAAGACAGCCGTCGAAGCTTACAAGACGGTCAGCGGCGACAAGACCAGCGTCGACGATCTCCTGGCGATCCTCAATCAACCGCACATGATGGAATTCCGCATGGATCCGCAGGGAACCATGAAATTCGCGGCGCACCTCCATAAGATCGGAACCTTGAAGACGATGCCGAAAGCCTGGACCGATTACTATCTGCCCGAAGCGGCGGATCTGAACGGCAATTGA
- a CDS encoding SMP-30/gluconolactonase/LRE family protein, producing the protein MISAFEVFSDRWGFLGESPVWSEDGKSLWWVDTDGCRLLRTDTASGRTEVWDAPEAVGCIAMRPDVMLLAGLASGIFLFDPANGRFDLACSPESRSDVRFNDGAIDPAGRFWAGTMHLNLTEPAGAIFCVEADLGHRRVFDGLWTPNGLAFDPVRHRMYFSDSHPSVQTIWVCDYGLATGTPSNRRVFATTHDFSGRPDGAFIDEDGIYWIAGVEGSQLLRFAPSGEALEPIPFPVTHPTKIIMNRANPRSIFVTTRRTAAEDETHASGHVLRAILP; encoded by the coding sequence ATGATTTCAGCATTCGAAGTATTCTCCGACCGATGGGGCTTTCTCGGCGAAAGCCCGGTCTGGTCGGAGGACGGCAAGTCTCTATGGTGGGTCGATACCGATGGCTGCCGGCTGCTGCGGACCGATACCGCATCTGGCAGAACCGAAGTCTGGGACGCGCCGGAGGCTGTCGGCTGCATTGCCATGCGGCCGGACGTGATGCTGCTGGCAGGCCTCGCCAGCGGCATTTTCCTCTTCGATCCAGCAAACGGCCGTTTCGACCTCGCCTGCTCGCCGGAAAGCCGGAGCGATGTTCGCTTCAACGACGGCGCTATCGATCCGGCGGGCCGCTTCTGGGCAGGCACCATGCACCTCAATCTGACCGAACCTGCGGGAGCCATTTTCTGCGTCGAAGCCGACCTTGGCCATCGCCGTGTCTTCGACGGCCTATGGACGCCCAACGGGCTTGCCTTCGATCCCGTTCGCCACCGCATGTATTTCTCGGACTCTCATCCGAGCGTGCAAACGATCTGGGTCTGCGACTATGGTCTCGCCACGGGAACGCCAAGCAATCGCCGCGTCTTTGCGACGACGCATGATTTCTCCGGCCGGCCCGACGGCGCGTTCATCGATGAGGACGGTATCTACTGGATTGCCGGTGTTGAGGGATCACAGCTTCTCCGCTTCGCACCATCAGGGGAAGCGCTGGAACCAATCCCCTTTCCGGTGACGCACCCGACGAAGATCATCATGAACAGAGCCAATCCACGCTCGATTTTCGTAACCACGAGACGGACTGCCGCAGAGGATGAAACGCACGCCTCCGGGCATGTGCTGCGCGCGATTTTGCCGTAG